A genomic segment from Nicotiana tabacum cultivar K326 chromosome 9, ASM71507v2, whole genome shotgun sequence encodes:
- the LOC107824649 gene encoding norbelladine synthase-like codes for MLGKFSEQAEINASASEVWNLYSTIQFVKFLVEKHIVEKIEFIEGNGGIGSVLQVTLPRNAPYKEKFVSINDEKRVKEIEVVEGGYLDVGFSFYGFKFEVIEKDENSCIVKITIEFETKDVENIHLTLGNLPVFVAILKATVEHFNEKNK; via the exons atgtTGGGAAAATTTTCAGAGCAAGCAGAAATAAATGCATCAGCAAGTGAAGTGTGGAATCTCTATTCCACTATTCAATTTGTCAAATTTCTTGTTGAAAAACACATTGTTGAAAAGATTGAGTTTATTGAAGGCAATGGTGGCATTGGTTCAGTCCTGCAAGTTA CTCTTCCTCGTAATGCTCCATATAAAGAGAAATTCGTCTCAATAAATGATGAAAAACGAGTGAAGGAAATCGAGGTGGTTGAAGGGGGATATCTTGATGTAGGATTCAGTTTCTATGGGTTTAAGTTTGAAGTTATAGAGAAGGATGAGAATTCATGCATCGTGAAAATTACCATTGAATTTGAGACTAAAGATGTTGAAAATATTCATCTTACTCTTGGCAATCTCCCAGTCTTTGTTGCCATCTTGAAAGCTACTGTTGAACATTTCAACGAGAAGAACAAGTAA
- the LOC107831696 gene encoding norbelladine synthase, which translates to MLGKFSEQVEINASASEVWNLYSTLQFPKFVVEKLPHIVEKVELIEGNGGSGSVLVVSLPGNAPYNEKFVSIDDKKRVKEVEIIEGGYLDLGFSFYGIKFEVIEKDENLSIVKITIDFETKDAENIHLTIGNIQALVAIMKATVEYFNQKSK; encoded by the exons atgttGGGAAAATTTTCAGAGCAAGTAGAAATAAATGCATCAGCAAGTGAAGTGTGGAATCTCTATAGCACTCTTCAATTTCCCAAATTTGTTGTTGAAAAACTCCCTCACATTGTTGAAAAAGTTGAGTTGATTGAAGGCAATGGTGGCTCCGGTTCGGTCCTGGTAGTTA GTTTACCCGGTAATGCTCCATATAACGAGAAATTCGTCTCAATCGACGATAAAAAACGAGTGAAGGAAGTCGAGATTATTGAAGGTGGATATCTTGATCTGGGATTCAGTTTCTACGGAATTAAGTTTGAAGTTATAGAAAAGGATGAGAATTTAAGCATAGTGAAAATTACCATTGATTTTGAGACTAAAGATGCTGAAAATATTCATCTTACTATTGGCAATATCCAAGCTCTCGTTGCCATAATGAAAGCCACTGTTGAATATTTCAACCAGAAGAGCAAGTAA